The proteins below come from a single Comamonas antarctica genomic window:
- a CDS encoding YnfA family protein encodes MAYCGVPEIKTFLLFVATALAEILGCYLPWLWLRQGHSAWLLLPAAASLALFAWLLTLHPDASGRVYAAYGGVYVGMALVWLWLVDGIQPSRWDLLGAAVTLAGMSIIAFAPRAG; translated from the coding sequence ATGGCATACTGCGGCGTGCCTGAAATCAAGACCTTCCTGCTGTTCGTGGCCACCGCGCTGGCCGAGATCCTGGGCTGCTATCTGCCGTGGCTGTGGCTGCGGCAGGGCCACAGCGCCTGGCTGCTGCTGCCCGCGGCTGCGAGCCTGGCGCTGTTTGCCTGGCTGCTGACGCTGCATCCCGACGCCTCGGGACGCGTCTATGCGGCCTATGGCGGCGTGTATGTGGGCATGGCGCTGGTCTGGCTCTGGCTGGTCGATGGCATCCAGCCCTCGCGCTGGGACCTGCTGGGCGCGGCCGTGACGCTGGCCGGCATGTCGATCATCGCCTTCGCGCCGCGCGCGGGCTGA
- a CDS encoding putative bifunctional diguanylate cyclase/phosphodiesterase — protein MTFPVPCLSKKHRIFVPGVVVFVVGLCLSAALGAALILVPQALGGAGVRVAVRQQPLLPWLVMLVGALVSLGLAAATVRRLRRRREAYAQARTQARARHSDQRIQALFNQAAVGVVQLDAETGVFEQVNQRYASLLGLPLEALPGRRFSEFIHPGDRAEHATLMQRLGRGEIQEYQHELRLIRSDGSIIWVEETASSIGRGLRGQSLNLGVVQDVTERRRLEQHHRENEERLRAVLQRLPVGLAIVSEADEIVYRNDRFVHTCGYTEADVTSVAGWWDKAYPDAQKRQQACDQLQSAKMRARALDGRIQPAEYQIVCRDGTARTVEIGGVAMDGQYLITLEDLSPRKAAEEEIRYLAFYDLLTQLPNRRLLLDRLQQALGAGARRQRSGALLMLDVDNFKTLNETRGHDQGDALLRQVATRLRDSVDGAHTVGRQGGDEFVVVLEDLGEDPVQVAAMAQEVGQTILQALRQPYVLDDGQDCHATVSIGATVFQGLDDTVDELLRRADLAMYQAKKAGRDTLQFFDPRMQQVVRERATLEQDLRTGLAQQQFELFFQPQVEGGSIIGAEGLLRWRHPGQGFISPANFIPLAEESGLIVPLGEWVLHTACEQLARWAHDPAMAQMVVAVNVSPRQFYQAQFVDQVLAALALSGAPPSRLKLELTEGLLLTDIDDTIEKMVQLKQHGVGFSLDDFGTGYSSLAYLKRLPLDQLKIDQSFVRDVLTDPNDAAIAKTIVALGTSLGLRVIAEGVETEAQRAFLQEHGCHAWQGYLLSPPVPMAQFEALARKWAARQIPGH, from the coding sequence ATGACCTTTCCCGTTCCGTGCCTGTCGAAGAAGCACCGCATTTTTGTGCCGGGCGTGGTGGTTTTCGTCGTGGGTTTGTGCCTCAGTGCCGCGCTCGGCGCTGCGTTGATCCTGGTCCCTCAGGCGCTCGGCGGCGCCGGCGTGCGCGTGGCGGTGCGCCAGCAGCCGCTGCTGCCCTGGCTGGTGATGCTCGTGGGCGCGCTGGTCTCGCTGGGGCTCGCCGCCGCGACGGTGCGCCGTCTGCGCCGGCGCCGCGAGGCGTATGCGCAGGCCCGTACCCAGGCCCGGGCGCGCCATAGCGATCAGCGCATCCAGGCCTTGTTCAACCAGGCCGCCGTCGGCGTGGTGCAGCTCGATGCCGAGACCGGCGTGTTCGAGCAGGTCAACCAGCGCTACGCCAGCCTGCTGGGCTTGCCCCTCGAGGCGCTGCCGGGCCGGCGCTTCAGCGAATTCATCCATCCCGGCGACCGTGCCGAGCATGCGACGCTGATGCAGCGCCTGGGGCGCGGCGAAATTCAGGAATATCAACATGAGTTGCGGCTGATCCGCAGCGACGGCTCGATCATCTGGGTCGAGGAAACGGCGTCGTCGATCGGCCGCGGCCTGCGCGGCCAGTCGCTGAACCTGGGCGTGGTGCAGGATGTGACCGAGCGCCGGCGCCTCGAGCAGCACCACCGCGAGAACGAGGAACGGCTGCGCGCGGTGCTGCAGCGACTGCCGGTGGGGCTGGCCATCGTCAGCGAGGCCGACGAGATCGTCTACCGCAACGACCGCTTCGTCCACACCTGCGGCTATACCGAGGCCGACGTCACGAGCGTCGCCGGATGGTGGGACAAGGCTTATCCCGATGCGCAAAAGCGCCAGCAGGCCTGCGATCAGCTGCAGTCCGCCAAGATGCGGGCGCGTGCGCTCGATGGCAGGATCCAGCCCGCCGAGTACCAGATCGTGTGCCGCGACGGCACGGCGCGCACCGTCGAGATCGGCGGCGTGGCCATGGACGGGCAGTACCTCATCACGCTCGAGGACCTGAGCCCGCGCAAGGCCGCCGAGGAAGAGATCCGCTACCTTGCGTTCTACGACCTGCTGACCCAGCTGCCCAACCGCCGCCTGCTGCTCGACCGGCTGCAGCAGGCCCTGGGCGCGGGCGCGCGCCGCCAGCGTTCGGGTGCGCTGCTCATGCTCGATGTCGACAATTTCAAGACGCTGAACGAAACCCGCGGCCACGACCAGGGCGACGCGCTGCTGCGCCAGGTCGCGACGCGTCTGCGCGATTCGGTCGACGGCGCGCATACCGTGGGCCGCCAGGGCGGCGATGAATTCGTGGTGGTGCTGGAAGATCTGGGCGAGGATCCGGTGCAGGTCGCGGCCATGGCACAGGAGGTCGGCCAGACCATCCTGCAGGCGCTGCGCCAGCCGTATGTGCTCGACGACGGCCAGGACTGCCATGCCACGGTGAGCATTGGCGCCACGGTGTTCCAGGGCCTGGACGACACGGTCGACGAGCTGCTGCGCCGCGCCGACCTGGCCATGTACCAGGCCAAGAAGGCCGGCCGCGACACGCTGCAGTTCTTCGACCCGCGCATGCAGCAGGTGGTGCGCGAGCGCGCCACGCTGGAGCAGGACCTGCGCACCGGGCTGGCGCAGCAGCAGTTCGAGCTGTTCTTCCAGCCGCAGGTCGAAGGCGGCAGCATCATCGGCGCCGAGGGCCTGCTGCGCTGGCGCCATCCGGGCCAGGGCTTCATTTCACCGGCCAATTTCATTCCGCTGGCCGAGGAGAGCGGCTTGATCGTGCCGCTGGGCGAATGGGTGCTGCATACCGCCTGCGAGCAGCTCGCGCGCTGGGCGCACGACCCGGCCATGGCGCAGATGGTGGTCGCGGTGAACGTCAGCCCGCGCCAGTTCTACCAAGCGCAGTTCGTCGACCAGGTGCTGGCCGCGCTGGCGCTCAGCGGCGCGCCGCCGTCGCGGCTCAAGCTCGAGCTCACCGAGGGCTTGCTGCTCACCGACATCGACGACACCATCGAGAAGATGGTCCAGCTCAAGCAGCATGGCGTGGGCTTCTCGCTCGATGATTTCGGCACCGGCTACTCGTCGCTGGCTTACCTGAAGCGCCTGCCGCTCGACCAGCTCAAGATCGACCAGAGCTTCGTGCGCGACGTGCTCACCGACCCGAACGACGCGGCCATCGCCAAGACCATCGTGGCGCTGGGCACGAGCCTGGGGCTGCGCGTCATTGCCGAGGGCGTGGAGACCGAGGCCCAGCGCGCTTTCCTGCAGGAGCATGGCTGCCATGCCTGGCAGGGCTATCTGCTGAGCCCGCCCGTGCCCATGGCGCAGTTCGAGGCGCTGGCGCGCAAATGGGCGGCACGGCAGATTCCGGGCCATTGA
- a CDS encoding ABC transporter ATP-binding protein, translating to MPAPSTSPLLEIDHLSKSVTDSTGSLDILRDVHATFARGESVAIVGASGSGKSTLLSILAGLDTPTSGTVRLEGQDLFALSEDDRAALRAQKLGFVFQSFQLLGNLTALENVMLPLELAGHGAARQRAREMLARVGLAQREGHYPRLLSGGEQQRVALARAFVVEPALLLADEPTGSLDFATGETVMQLMFDLNRERGTTLVLVTHDRAIAARCDRRLTVENGRLLA from the coding sequence ATGCCTGCACCTTCAACTTCCCCTTTGCTAGAAATCGACCATCTTTCCAAGTCGGTCACGGATTCAACGGGCTCGCTCGACATTCTGCGGGATGTTCACGCCACTTTCGCGCGCGGCGAGAGCGTGGCCATCGTCGGCGCCTCGGGTTCGGGCAAAAGCACGCTGTTGTCCATCCTTGCCGGCCTCGATACGCCGACCTCCGGGACGGTGCGTCTTGAAGGGCAGGACCTGTTTGCGCTGAGCGAGGACGACCGCGCGGCGCTGCGCGCGCAAAAGCTGGGCTTCGTATTCCAGAGCTTCCAGCTGCTGGGCAATCTGACCGCACTGGAAAACGTGATGCTGCCGCTCGAGCTCGCCGGCCATGGCGCCGCGCGCCAGCGTGCGCGCGAGATGCTGGCGCGCGTCGGGCTGGCCCAGCGCGAGGGCCATTATCCGCGGCTGCTGTCGGGTGGCGAGCAGCAGCGCGTGGCGCTGGCGCGCGCATTCGTCGTCGAGCCGGCGCTGCTGCTGGCCGACGAGCCCACGGGCAGCCTGGATTTCGCCACGGGCGAGACCGTGATGCAGCTGATGTTCGACCTGAACCGCGAGCGCGGCACGACGCTGGTGCTGGTCACGCACGACCGCGCGATTGCCGCGCGCTGCGACCGCCGCCTGACGGTGGAAAACGGGCGCTTGCTGGCGTGA
- a CDS encoding arylesterase codes for MELGPAARARRHWLMAALALPAAGAAAAAAATPPVILVLGDSLSAEYGLARGEGWVTLLQQRLAKSMPAARVVNASVSGDTTSGGRARLASLLRQHKPTVVVIELGGNDALRGLPISGTRDNLLAMTRASQDAGAKVLLLGMQVPPNYGGAYGRDFSAVFPEVARQTKAALLPFLLAGIADAPDAMTWFQADRIHPTAKAQPRMLDNVWPHLQPLLR; via the coding sequence ATGGAACTGGGACCCGCCGCACGTGCCCGGCGGCACTGGCTGATGGCGGCGCTGGCATTGCCTGCAGCCGGCGCAGCCGCGGCCGCGGCCGCAACGCCGCCGGTGATACTGGTGCTGGGCGATTCGCTGAGCGCCGAATACGGCCTGGCGCGCGGCGAGGGATGGGTGACTCTGCTGCAGCAGCGCCTGGCAAAAAGCATGCCCGCGGCGCGCGTGGTCAACGCCAGCGTGAGCGGCGACACCACCTCCGGGGGACGCGCCCGGCTTGCCAGCCTGCTGCGCCAGCACAAGCCCACCGTGGTGGTCATCGAGCTCGGCGGCAACGATGCGCTGCGCGGGTTGCCGATTTCAGGCACGCGCGACAATCTGCTGGCGATGACCCGTGCCAGCCAGGATGCGGGCGCGAAGGTGTTGCTGCTGGGCATGCAGGTGCCGCCCAACTATGGCGGCGCCTACGGCCGCGATTTCAGCGCCGTGTTCCCGGAAGTCGCGCGGCAGACCAAGGCGGCCTTGCTGCCCTTCCTGCTGGCCGGCATTGCCGATGCGCCGGACGCGATGACCTGGTTCCAGGCCGACCGCATCCACCCCACCGCCAAGGCGCAGCCACGCATGCTGGACAACGTCTGGCCGCATCTGCAGCCGCTGCTGCGCTGA
- a CDS encoding DUF2189 domain-containing protein has protein sequence MQISPVPVPAPGAGAALRPLRWNDPFHWLALGWRDVRAAPGIALFFGGCFWAMAALMGWVLRSRPEYVMSLASGCLLLGPFLAMGLYDASRRLESGQRPELGRSITAWDTRIPSMGMLVLVLVVLELLWGRASMVVFAVFFNAGMPSTAGVLQAVFHPDHWQFLAVYLVVGGVFAGRAFAGMVVALPMILDRDTDALTACITSVRVVAAHPGVMLLWAALIALMVGASLWWMRGAGLLLAGPMLGCASWHAYRHAVCADSPAAPN, from the coding sequence ATGCAGATTTCACCGGTTCCAGTTCCTGCACCCGGCGCCGGGGCAGCGCTTCGCCCGCTGCGCTGGAACGACCCTTTTCACTGGCTCGCGCTGGGCTGGCGCGATGTGCGCGCCGCGCCCGGCATTGCCCTGTTTTTTGGCGGCTGTTTCTGGGCCATGGCGGCGCTCATGGGCTGGGTGTTGCGGTCCCGTCCCGAGTATGTGATGTCGCTGGCGAGCGGCTGCCTGCTGCTCGGTCCGTTCCTCGCCATGGGGCTGTACGACGCCAGCCGGCGCCTGGAGTCGGGCCAGCGGCCGGAATTGGGGCGGTCGATCACCGCATGGGATACGCGCATTCCCAGCATGGGCATGCTGGTGCTGGTTCTGGTCGTGCTGGAACTGCTTTGGGGCCGGGCCTCGATGGTGGTGTTCGCGGTGTTCTTCAATGCCGGCATGCCGAGCACGGCCGGCGTGCTGCAGGCGGTGTTCCATCCCGACCACTGGCAGTTCCTGGCCGTGTACCTGGTCGTGGGCGGGGTATTCGCCGGGAGGGCGTTTGCCGGCATGGTGGTCGCGCTGCCGATGATTCTCGACCGCGACACCGATGCGCTCACGGCGTGCATCACCAGCGTGCGTGTCGTCGCGGCGCATCCCGGCGTGATGCTGCTGTGGGCGGCGCTGATCGCGCTGATGGTGGGCGCCAGCCTCTGGTGGATGCGCGGCGCGGGCTTGCTGCTGGCAGGGCCGATGCTGGGCTGTGCCAGCTGGCATGCCTACCGCCATGCGGTGTGTGCGGACTCCCCGGCGGCGCCAAACTGA
- a CDS encoding PLP-dependent transferase encodes MNEANSDLTTRLVHHSYQPPSDFVALQPAVHKASTVVFPNVAAMRARRWLDKSSYTYGLHGTPTTYQLEERLCTLEGGKQCLLAPSGLAAIACVALALLKTGDEVLIPDNAYGPNKSLAEAELAQWGITHAYYDPLDLSDLAARITPRTRLVWLEVPGSVSMEFPDLPAMVRLCRERGVVSALDNTWGAGLAFQPFDLDGDGSRRLGVDISVHALTKYPSGGGDVLMGSVITVDQALHLRLKLTHMRLGIGVSGNDTETVLRSLPSVALRYRAHDATARELACWLQQQAAVVQVLHPALSGSPGHEQWQQLCGGANAGQGAAAGLFSVVIDPRFSQAQVDAFCDSLRLFKLGYSWGGAASLVVPYEIETMRACSRAHLQPGTVVRFNIGLEALEDLRADLAQALVAAFAAR; translated from the coding sequence ATGAATGAAGCCAATTCCGACCTGACCACGCGTCTGGTCCACCACTCCTACCAGCCACCCTCGGACTTTGTTGCGCTGCAGCCTGCGGTGCACAAGGCATCGACGGTGGTGTTTCCCAATGTGGCGGCGATGCGCGCGCGCCGCTGGCTGGACAAGAGCAGCTACACCTACGGCCTGCACGGCACGCCCACCACCTACCAGCTCGAGGAAAGGCTGTGCACGCTCGAAGGCGGCAAGCAATGCCTGCTCGCGCCCAGCGGCCTGGCAGCCATCGCCTGCGTGGCGCTGGCGCTGCTCAAGACCGGCGACGAAGTGCTGATTCCCGACAATGCCTATGGCCCGAACAAGTCGCTGGCCGAGGCCGAACTCGCGCAGTGGGGCATCACGCATGCCTATTACGATCCCCTGGACCTTTCGGACCTGGCCGCGCGCATCACGCCGCGCACCCGCCTGGTCTGGCTCGAAGTGCCGGGTTCGGTCAGCATGGAGTTTCCCGATCTGCCGGCGATGGTGCGCCTTTGCCGCGAGCGCGGCGTCGTGTCGGCGCTGGACAACACCTGGGGCGCGGGCCTGGCCTTCCAGCCCTTCGATCTCGACGGCGACGGCAGCCGCCGGCTCGGGGTGGATATCTCGGTCCACGCACTGACCAAATACCCGAGCGGCGGCGGCGATGTGCTGATGGGCAGCGTCATCACCGTCGACCAGGCGCTGCACCTGCGCCTTAAGCTCACCCACATGCGGCTGGGCATCGGCGTATCGGGCAATGACACCGAGACCGTGCTGCGCTCCCTGCCCAGCGTCGCGCTGCGCTACCGCGCCCACGACGCCACGGCGCGCGAACTCGCGTGCTGGCTGCAGCAGCAGGCGGCAGTGGTCCAGGTGCTGCATCCGGCGTTGTCGGGGTCGCCAGGCCATGAACAGTGGCAGCAGCTGTGCGGCGGCGCGAATGCCGGGCAGGGCGCGGCCGCGGGTTTGTTCAGCGTGGTCATCGACCCGCGCTTCAGCCAGGCCCAGGTGGATGCGTTCTGCGACAGCCTGCGGCTGTTCAAGCTGGGCTACAGCTGGGGCGGCGCGGCCAGCCTGGTCGTGCCCTACGAGATCGAGACCATGCGCGCCTGCTCGCGCGCGCATCTGCAGCCGGGCACGGTCGTGCGTTTCAACATTGGCCTTGAAGCGCTCGAGGACCTGCGCGCCGATCTGGCACAGGCGCTGGTCGCGGCGTTTGCGGCGCGCTGA
- a CDS encoding BON domain-containing protein produces MIQPRQRILSILAVTTLALGLTACNRNDEQTAGQRLDSAVSRTEQAASNAEQRTEQAASNAGARIEQGAARVGDATSNAANNVMDAAGEATTTAEIKAALVKDPELSALQINVDTKGGTVTLNGTAPSDTAKARAEEIAKGVKGVASVNNLLTVQAR; encoded by the coding sequence ATGATCCAGCCACGACAACGCATTCTTTCCATCCTTGCCGTGACCACCCTGGCACTCGGCCTCACGGCGTGCAACCGCAACGACGAACAGACCGCGGGCCAGCGCCTTGATTCCGCCGTGTCGCGCACCGAACAGGCGGCAAGCAACGCCGAGCAGCGCACCGAACAGGCGGCCAGCAATGCCGGTGCCCGCATCGAGCAAGGTGCGGCACGCGTGGGCGATGCCACCAGCAATGCGGCCAACAATGTGATGGATGCGGCTGGCGAAGCCACCACCACCGCCGAGATCAAGGCTGCGTTGGTCAAGGACCCCGAACTGAGCGCGCTGCAGATCAATGTCGATACCAAGGGCGGCACCGTGACGCTCAACGGCACGGCACCCAGCGACACCGCCAAGGCCCGCGCCGAAGAGATCGCCAAGGGCGTGAAGGGAGTGGCCTCGGTCAACAATCTGCTGACCGTCCAGGCGCGTTAA